One window from the genome of Vibrio sp. VB16 encodes:
- a CDS encoding transporter substrate-binding domain-containing protein — protein sequence MDKCNQKRTLHYQLRLQLSVVGRLILIFFSSILFAHTSHESSPVTINSKLTLTANEQAWLAEHPIITMGGGIFPPLNFIDDDGESVGLAPDYLDLVAQRLGIKIDMVSGSWTEMQWLAKEHKVDGISILLKNTERKEYLDFVGPYSQLQSAILVNKDIQNITTLDDLFNKRVGIMAGAYSENFLKENHPDIELVLYKTYDEAVNALLNREIKAVVGGLPTLTYAIDKQLITGLKVAGLPETMAAGLYTGVRKDWPQFTVLLSKALASISEEEHQKIRSRWTELFPMADRVPRLALTMKQREWLEKKHKVQVMVVDLPPYMIVKAGKPPEGLAIDYLNIIAQRTGIEFNYEVSEQPFSDFLEGMKRGEGPDMIPVIVNRRERQEYMLFSDNYIESSTVIATRNKSVFITDVQSLTGKSVAVLKAGNVQKLLLENYPDIRLALYDSNEMALEALANGHIDAFVGSLTNTAYIIQKRGFSNIKIIATSSLGTEYFSMGNRKDGPELNSLINLALSSINERERTAIRSKYVTLKYEVRGIAYAELLIWIISILCIALLIVLGFITWNSSLRRLVNSRTVDLQQEIAEREQVNNALLKSQKESLKAQNIARLGYWEWDLSNDILTWSEEIYRIFGFSSDTELTYQKIMLSVHPDDHQAIEENNAKWLRSHQGGMYEYRVIKVDGSLCNVHAIAEVVCNAKGEVSRLFGTMQDVSERKEIEHKLISYQQRLKSLALQLALVEGQERRRIAADLHDNVGQSLALTRLQLAAVLKHLPDKEKAAELIRSSSQSLLTAIQETRHLIFEISSPSLNELGLAAAITEWKDQACEKKHGLKVEVIDRLQQDRMGLDLRAILFRNVRELLVNVIKHAEATAVVVTIEEKAGSYIITVEDDGIGFMKEQLPENVSSNGHFGLFSIQERMIDLGGELLVSSELRKGCTVVMKLPTTEMDSVSYE from the coding sequence ATGGATAAGTGCAACCAAAAGCGAACGTTACACTACCAACTTCGGCTCCAACTTTCTGTAGTTGGAAGGCTCATACTGATCTTTTTTTCTTCTATATTATTTGCGCACACTTCTCATGAGTCATCACCAGTAACAATTAACTCAAAGTTAACTTTAACAGCGAATGAACAGGCTTGGCTGGCTGAGCATCCAATTATCACCATGGGTGGCGGTATATTTCCTCCTTTGAATTTTATAGACGATGATGGTGAATCAGTAGGGTTAGCGCCTGACTATTTAGATCTTGTTGCTCAACGCCTAGGGATAAAAATAGATATGGTTTCGGGCTCCTGGACCGAAATGCAATGGTTGGCGAAGGAGCATAAGGTCGATGGCATTAGTATTCTGTTGAAAAATACTGAGAGAAAAGAGTACCTCGATTTTGTCGGTCCTTATAGCCAACTTCAATCGGCGATATTGGTGAACAAAGATATTCAGAACATAACTACACTGGATGACTTATTTAATAAGCGGGTTGGAATTATGGCCGGAGCTTACTCTGAGAACTTCTTAAAGGAAAACCATCCCGATATTGAGTTAGTTTTATACAAGACTTATGACGAAGCCGTGAATGCATTGCTAAATAGAGAAATTAAGGCTGTGGTTGGAGGATTGCCAACACTTACCTATGCTATTGATAAGCAATTAATTACGGGGCTTAAAGTGGCAGGGCTTCCTGAAACGATGGCGGCTGGATTATATACAGGGGTTCGAAAAGATTGGCCGCAGTTTACGGTCTTATTGAGTAAGGCTCTTGCGTCTATTTCAGAAGAGGAGCATCAAAAAATCAGAAGTAGGTGGACTGAACTTTTCCCAATGGCGGACAGAGTGCCAAGATTGGCGTTAACCATGAAACAAAGAGAATGGCTTGAAAAGAAACATAAGGTACAGGTAATGGTAGTCGATTTGCCGCCTTATATGATAGTGAAAGCGGGTAAACCCCCTGAAGGTCTAGCCATTGATTACCTGAACATAATTGCCCAGCGTACGGGTATTGAATTTAATTATGAGGTATCAGAGCAACCTTTTAGTGACTTCCTTGAGGGAATGAAGCGTGGGGAAGGCCCAGATATGATTCCTGTCATAGTGAATCGCCGTGAACGACAAGAATATATGTTATTTAGCGACAATTACATTGAGTCGTCAACGGTGATAGCTACTCGTAATAAAAGTGTTTTTATAACTGACGTTCAAAGCCTTACCGGCAAATCAGTAGCCGTATTAAAAGCGGGAAATGTACAAAAACTGTTGTTAGAAAACTATCCAGATATAAGGCTGGCTTTGTACGACTCAAATGAAATGGCGCTTGAAGCGCTTGCTAATGGTCACATTGACGCTTTTGTCGGAAGTTTGACTAATACGGCTTACATTATTCAGAAACGTGGTTTTTCCAATATTAAGATTATAGCTACCAGCTCGCTAGGAACTGAATATTTTTCGATGGGAAACCGTAAAGATGGGCCTGAGTTGAACTCCCTAATAAATCTCGCTCTGTCTAGTATTAACGAAAGAGAAAGAACAGCAATCCGAAGCAAATATGTGACTTTGAAATACGAGGTGCGGGGCATTGCTTATGCTGAGTTACTGATATGGATAATTTCTATTCTTTGTATTGCGCTGCTTATTGTATTAGGTTTTATCACTTGGAATAGCAGCTTGCGTAGGTTAGTCAATTCTCGCACTGTAGATTTACAGCAGGAAATAGCGGAACGAGAACAGGTTAATAACGCTTTACTTAAAAGTCAAAAGGAATCGCTTAAAGCACAAAACATTGCTCGACTAGGCTATTGGGAATGGGATCTTAGCAATGACATTCTTACTTGGTCTGAAGAAATTTATCGGATATTCGGATTCTCGAGCGATACAGAGCTTACTTATCAAAAAATAATGCTGTCGGTACACCCAGATGATCATCAAGCCATTGAAGAAAATAATGCTAAATGGTTGCGATCTCATCAAGGAGGGATGTACGAATACAGAGTGATTAAGGTAGATGGTTCATTGTGCAATGTTCATGCAATTGCGGAGGTTGTATGCAATGCCAAGGGCGAGGTCAGTCGCTTATTTGGTACCATGCAGGATGTTAGCGAGCGGAAAGAAATTGAACATAAGTTGATTAGCTATCAGCAGCGGTTGAAATCATTAGCATTACAATTAGCCCTAGTAGAAGGACAAGAACGTCGTCGAATTGCTGCAGATTTACATGATAATGTTGGTCAATCATTAGCGTTAACACGGTTGCAGTTGGCTGCGGTACTAAAACATTTACCGGACAAAGAGAAAGCTGCAGAACTCATTCGTAGTAGCTCTCAGTCGCTATTGACTGCGATTCAGGAAACCCGTCATCTTATTTTCGAAATCAGCTCTCCATCACTGAATGAACTTGGTTTAGCAGCGGCTATCACTGAATGGAAAGATCAGGCTTGCGAGAAAAAACATGGACTTAAGGTAGAGGTGATCGATCGCTTACAACAAGATCGCATGGGTCTTGACCTCAGAGCTATTTTGTTTAGAAACGTCCGCGAATTACTAGTCAATGTAATTAAACACGCTGAGGCGACAGCAGTTGTGGTGACCATCGAAGAGAAGGCGGGAAGCTATATAATCACAGTCGAAGATGATGGAATTGGATTTATGAAAGAGCAACTACCTGAAAACGTCAGTTCAAATGGCCACTTTGGTTTATTCAGCATCCAGGAGAGGATGATTGATCTCGGTGGAGAGCTGCTAGTCAGTTCGGAACTCCGGAAAGGTTGTACTGTGGTGATGAAACTCCCAACTACAGAGATGGATAGCGTAAGTTATGAATAA
- a CDS encoding putative bifunctional diguanylate cyclase/phosphodiesterase, with amino-acid sequence MQKNTSGYSIFASDPNRNDSFSRVVISCENTLHPADIERVNREIQALFYADKPSEIDFRMYRENGDVIHMKSMVTVIRGNEGQLVRIHGANIDVTEFELSKEKLKLAATVFTHTREGITITDPAGNIMNVNDAFTTTTGYSRQEVLGKNPRMLKSGRHSPAFYAELWETLAKADHWRGEIWNCRKNGEIYPEMLSISAVRDNTNVITHYVALFTDISHIKEEQAKLERIAHYDALTHLPNRILLREYLSAAMQQCQRDKQSLAVVFIDLDEFKAINDKYGHHVGDELLVAVSHRMKGMLRADDTLARIGGDEFVAILTGLECNHSCKSTLSRLLDAISGSVTVGEIELNTSASMGVTFYPQDNSDSDLLVRHADFSMYEAKKAGKNRYHVFDFVHDKVVDARRENIERIRVALNQSEFVLYYQPKVNINKGTVIGAEALIRWQHPERGLLAPAEFLPLVKNHPISIELGEWVITTAFNQITAWQALGYDIPVSVNICASQLQQADFAKRLDVLLSATPQTDPCYLQLEVLETSAIDDLLHVSTIMNDCIKLGVSFALDDFGTGYSSLTYLKHLPINLIKIDQSFIQDMLTNPDDLMIVESVIGLAKSFKREVIAEGVETIAHSVALLKLGCDLVQGYSVAKPMQADCIPKWVDDWPSNSVFYASILANKRLKNGNTSLNITQ; translated from the coding sequence ATGCAAAAAAACACATCAGGTTATTCAATATTTGCATCTGACCCTAATCGTAACGACAGCTTCTCTCGCGTTGTAATCTCCTGCGAAAACACTCTACACCCTGCTGATATTGAGCGCGTAAATCGCGAAATTCAAGCTTTATTTTATGCCGATAAACCGTCTGAAATAGATTTTCGAATGTATCGAGAAAACGGTGATGTCATACACATGAAAAGTATGGTTACCGTAATCCGAGGTAATGAAGGTCAGCTAGTTAGAATACACGGTGCAAACATTGATGTTACTGAATTTGAACTGTCGAAAGAAAAATTAAAACTCGCAGCCACTGTATTTACCCATACCAGAGAGGGCATTACCATTACCGACCCCGCTGGCAATATTATGAATGTCAATGATGCGTTTACCACCACTACTGGCTACAGCCGTCAAGAAGTGTTGGGTAAAAATCCTCGTATGCTTAAATCAGGTAGGCACTCGCCAGCATTTTATGCTGAGCTCTGGGAAACGCTGGCAAAAGCAGATCATTGGCGGGGTGAAATCTGGAATTGTCGCAAAAATGGTGAGATCTATCCTGAAATGCTTTCAATCAGCGCCGTGAGAGATAACACGAACGTAATAACGCACTACGTTGCGTTATTTACCGATATTTCACATATCAAAGAGGAGCAGGCGAAACTTGAAAGAATCGCCCATTACGATGCGCTAACGCATTTACCTAATAGAATCTTATTAAGGGAGTATCTGTCTGCAGCCATGCAACAATGCCAAAGGGATAAGCAGTCATTAGCAGTAGTATTCATTGATTTGGATGAATTCAAAGCCATTAATGATAAGTATGGACATCATGTAGGGGATGAACTCTTAGTTGCGGTATCGCATCGCATGAAAGGAATGTTACGTGCAGACGATACGCTTGCTCGAATAGGGGGGGATGAGTTTGTCGCCATTCTAACGGGGTTAGAATGTAACCATAGTTGTAAATCAACATTATCACGGCTACTAGACGCTATATCTGGTTCAGTTACTGTCGGGGAAATTGAGTTAAATACCTCCGCCAGTATGGGGGTTACATTTTATCCGCAAGACAATTCCGATTCGGACTTGCTTGTACGTCATGCTGATTTTTCCATGTATGAAGCTAAGAAAGCAGGTAAAAACCGTTATCACGTTTTTGACTTTGTACATGACAAGGTTGTGGATGCTCGGCGTGAGAATATTGAGCGTATCCGTGTCGCTTTGAACCAAAGTGAATTTGTTTTGTATTACCAACCCAAGGTCAACATCAATAAAGGAACGGTGATTGGAGCAGAAGCGTTAATTCGTTGGCAACACCCCGAGCGGGGCCTGCTAGCCCCCGCTGAGTTCCTGCCTCTGGTTAAAAATCATCCCATCAGTATCGAATTGGGTGAATGGGTGATTACAACTGCTTTTAATCAAATTACTGCCTGGCAAGCGTTGGGATACGATATACCTGTCAGCGTCAATATTTGCGCCTCACAACTTCAACAAGCTGATTTTGCTAAACGTCTCGACGTTCTTTTGTCAGCGACGCCTCAGACCGACCCATGTTATTTGCAGTTAGAGGTGCTTGAGACAAGTGCGATTGATGACCTATTGCATGTTTCAACAATCATGAACGATTGTATCAAATTAGGTGTCAGCTTTGCACTAGATGACTTTGGCACCGGTTATTCTTCACTTACTTACCTCAAACACTTACCCATCAACCTTATTAAAATAGATCAGAGTTTTATACAGGATATGTTAACTAACCCAGATGATTTGATGATTGTAGAAAGTGTGATTGGTTTAGCGAAGTCATTCAAAAGGGAGGTTATTGCTGAAGGGGTCGAAACTATCGCACACAGCGTAGCATTGTTAAAGCTAGGTTGTGACTTGGTACAGGGGTATAGCGTAGCAAAACCCATGCAAGCAGATTGCATCCCCAAGTGGGTAGATGACTGGCCATCTAATTCGGTTTTTTATGCAAGCATTTTAGCCAATAAAAGATTAAAGAATGGTAATACATCGTTGAATATTACTCAATAA
- a CDS encoding iron-sulfur cluster assembly scaffold protein, giving the protein MNYSTEVQSMCSVSRGPRHMSSPIPVEGRWISPKDVIALSGVSHGVGTCAPQQGAAKLTLNTKNGIIEEALIETIGCSGMTHSAAMASEILTGKTLLEAMNTDLVCDAINVAMREIFLQFAYGRTQTAFSEGGLPIGAGLEDLGKGLRSSIGTHYGTKIKGARYLEMAEGYVQSMALDDNDEIIGYQYVNVGQMMGLISEGCSANEAVVKATGTYGRYSEATKTINPRHQ; this is encoded by the coding sequence ATGAATTATTCTACCGAAGTTCAATCTATGTGCTCCGTTTCACGCGGGCCAAGGCATATGTCGTCTCCTATTCCTGTCGAAGGGCGCTGGATTTCACCAAAAGATGTTATCGCCTTATCCGGGGTTAGTCATGGCGTTGGAACTTGCGCACCACAGCAAGGCGCCGCAAAACTCACATTGAATACCAAAAACGGCATCATTGAGGAAGCGTTGATTGAAACGATCGGCTGTTCTGGAATGACGCACTCTGCTGCAATGGCTTCGGAAATTCTAACTGGGAAGACGCTTCTAGAGGCAATGAATACTGACTTAGTATGCGATGCCATCAACGTTGCAATGCGAGAAATTTTTCTTCAGTTTGCTTACGGTCGAACTCAAACCGCATTTTCTGAAGGAGGATTGCCGATAGGTGCAGGTCTTGAAGACTTAGGAAAAGGATTACGTAGCTCTATCGGTACGCATTACGGAACCAAGATTAAGGGCGCGCGTTATCTAGAAATGGCGGAAGGTTATGTCCAGTCTATGGCATTGGATGATAATGATGAAATTATTGGTTATCAGTACGTCAATGTAGGCCAAATGATGGGTCTGATCAGTGAAGGGTGTTCAGCAAACGAAGCGGTTGTTAAAGCAACCGGTACCTATGGTAGGTACTCAGAAGCCACAAAAACTATCAATCCTCGACACCAATAA
- a CDS encoding epimerase, translated as MSDRNWILPTHERRMSVGVTAAEWRHIDAALSPLQPKTEWLHLDVMDGVFCPKLTFGAWLVPALPETFVLDVHIMTANPLQQAKAFVAAGAHVVTMQYEALDNAIAVMQELEDLNVIYRGRERPIIRGISLCPTTNLDVLDDLLPHVEIVQLLTLDPRDGSKMEPQFFADRLSLLNKKIDRFGGKLLISVDGSMTLDIAVNSANQGANLIVSGSALFKNSQLEENLSIWRSKLDI; from the coding sequence ATGAGTGATAGAAACTGGATTCTTCCAACACATGAGCGACGAATGAGTGTAGGGGTTACTGCCGCTGAATGGCGTCACATAGATGCGGCACTATCACCGTTACAACCGAAAACAGAGTGGCTTCATTTGGATGTGATGGACGGTGTATTTTGCCCCAAGTTGACATTTGGAGCATGGTTAGTGCCTGCTTTACCTGAAACGTTTGTGCTCGATGTTCATATTATGACCGCTAATCCATTACAACAAGCGAAAGCATTTGTTGCTGCGGGTGCTCATGTAGTAACCATGCAATATGAAGCTCTAGACAATGCTATTGCAGTGATGCAAGAGCTGGAAGACTTAAACGTGATATATCGAGGTCGAGAGCGACCTATAATTAGAGGGATAAGTCTTTGTCCTACCACTAATCTGGATGTTCTTGATGATTTATTGCCTCATGTAGAAATCGTACAGCTGCTCACTTTAGACCCTCGTGATGGAAGTAAAATGGAACCACAGTTTTTTGCTGATAGATTGAGTCTACTGAATAAGAAAATTGATCGGTTTGGAGGTAAGTTGTTAATCAGTGTTGACGGTTCTATGACGCTTGATATTGCGGTTAACTCGGCAAATCAAGGCGCGAATTTGATCGTTTCGGGTAGCGCTCTATTCAAAAATAGTCAGCTTGAAGAGAACCTCAGTATTTGGAGGAGCAAATTGGATATATGA
- a CDS encoding GGGtGRT protein, translating to MPKFENYERREKQILTALQANDFDSLEHAEEYCLEKNIDPRKIVKETQKIAFDNAGWAYVLGAAIALKQRSKTAPDAANHIGEGLQAFCIPGSVAEQRKVGLGHGHLAARLLSETTECFCFLAGHESFAAAEGAIKIALNANKVRDRKLKVILIGLGKDAAYLISRLNGFTCVETKFNYDTSELVELSRRSFSKGSNGEILCYGADDVREGVAMMHKENVQVSITGNSTNPTRFQHPVAGTYKKERLEQGQPFFSVASGGGTGRTLHPDNVAAGPASYGMTDTMGRMHCDAQFAGSSSVPAHVEMMGLIGMGNNPMVGATVATAVAIEQAIK from the coding sequence ATGCCAAAGTTTGAAAATTATGAACGAAGAGAAAAACAAATTCTTACCGCATTGCAGGCTAATGACTTTGATAGTTTGGAGCATGCTGAAGAATACTGCCTAGAAAAAAATATTGACCCAAGAAAAATCGTTAAGGAAACCCAGAAAATCGCCTTCGATAATGCAGGGTGGGCATACGTCTTAGGTGCTGCTATTGCGCTGAAACAGCGGTCTAAGACCGCACCGGATGCTGCAAATCATATCGGCGAAGGTCTGCAAGCTTTCTGTATTCCTGGCTCAGTTGCTGAACAGCGAAAAGTTGGCTTGGGACATGGCCATTTGGCCGCGCGTTTGCTTAGTGAAACGACAGAATGTTTCTGCTTTCTTGCCGGTCATGAGTCATTTGCCGCGGCGGAAGGTGCGATAAAAATAGCACTCAATGCGAACAAGGTCAGAGATCGAAAGCTGAAGGTTATTCTTATTGGTTTAGGTAAAGACGCGGCGTATTTAATTTCTCGTCTCAATGGTTTTACCTGTGTGGAAACCAAATTTAACTACGACACCAGTGAACTTGTTGAACTGTCTCGTCGCTCCTTTTCTAAAGGTTCTAATGGAGAAATTTTATGTTATGGAGCGGATGATGTCAGAGAAGGTGTTGCAATGATGCATAAAGAAAATGTTCAGGTGTCTATTACAGGCAACTCAACCAACCCAACTCGATTCCAACATCCGGTGGCTGGTACGTATAAAAAAGAACGCTTAGAACAGGGGCAACCTTTCTTTTCTGTTGCCTCTGGTGGTGGTACAGGACGTACTCTGCACCCAGATAATGTGGCGGCGGGGCCTGCCTCTTATGGAATGACAGATACGATGGGGCGAATGCACTGTGACGCGCAATTTGCCGGCTCTTCATCTGTACCAGCTCATGTAGAAATGATGGGACTAATAGGCATGGGGAATAACCCAATGGTAGGTGCTACCGTAGCAACAGCTGTTGCTATTGAACAAGCCATAAAATAA
- a CDS encoding response regulator encodes MNNDNKLIKILLVDDHALLRKGVALLLQDENEILVVGEASNGEEALMQVEVLQPDVVVMDISMPKLNGIDATKQIVAVSPESKVIALSIHSGKYFVEGMLDAGAAGYLLKESLPEELVLSIRAVTNGQIYLSSAVTDIVVSGFLKRQQERPNTELIQDKEIAFAQATLDGNVAASNQYDQIIKGSEQKSNNHHLLNTLTNREYTVLKLLVGRMQNKAIANELFISTETVKSHLKNIYQKLNVSNRREAAIKVQELF; translated from the coding sequence ATGAATAATGATAATAAATTGATTAAAATCTTGTTGGTTGATGACCACGCTTTATTACGTAAAGGCGTCGCGCTTCTATTACAAGATGAAAATGAGATACTCGTGGTAGGAGAAGCAAGTAATGGCGAAGAAGCGCTGATGCAAGTGGAGGTATTACAACCCGATGTAGTAGTGATGGATATTAGTATGCCTAAGCTAAATGGTATTGACGCAACCAAACAGATCGTCGCGGTATCTCCTGAAAGTAAGGTGATCGCGCTATCAATCCATTCAGGTAAGTATTTTGTTGAAGGTATGCTTGATGCGGGTGCGGCGGGATACTTACTTAAGGAAAGCTTACCCGAAGAGCTCGTCCTATCAATACGTGCAGTAACGAATGGGCAAATATACCTGAGTAGTGCGGTTACCGATATCGTCGTTTCAGGCTTTCTTAAACGACAGCAAGAAAGGCCTAATACTGAATTAATCCAAGATAAAGAGATAGCCTTTGCGCAAGCAACATTGGATGGCAATGTTGCAGCTTCAAATCAATATGATCAGATCATCAAAGGTTCAGAACAAAAATCAAACAATCATCATTTACTTAATACGCTGACTAACCGTGAGTATACCGTTCTAAAATTATTGGTGGGTCGAATGCAAAATAAGGCCATTGCAAATGAATTGTTTATTTCCACTGAAACAGTGAAAAGTCATCTGAAAAACATCTATCAGAAGCTGAATGTGAGTAACCGACGAGAGGCGGCTATTAAAGTACAAGAACTATTTTAA